One window of the Prionailurus viverrinus isolate Anna unplaced genomic scaffold, UM_Priviv_1.0 scaffold_50, whole genome shotgun sequence genome contains the following:
- the RPTN gene encoding repetin produces MAQLLNSILTVIEVFQKHAKENGNCTSLCKKELKQLLLVEFGDILRRPNDPETMETILSLLDKDRNGHVDFHEYLLLVFQLAQACYHKLNNRSCGDRISQQEGEQEGTQDHKFPENTGRQHRQKHEEERQDSHCTQSERQNQDVHQDQSERQGRDSCYGQTERQDMDSHCGQSERQDRDSHYGQSERQDTDSHYGQRWSHKSSSSQPKKQGYIFALNQCERQIHNSCYGQRDRQELDSQYSQTDRQDQSSHSSQTVRQGQNSHYGHTDRQGQSSRYGQTDRQGKNSHYGQTDRQGQNSRYGQTDRQGQSSHYGQTDRAGQSSHYDQSDRQGQSSHYGQTDRQGQNSHYDQTDRQGQNSRHGQTDRQSQSSHYGQTDRAGQSSHYGQTDRQDQSYHYGQTDRQGQNSHYGQTDRAGQSSHYDQSDRQGQSSRYGQTDRAGQSYHYGQTDRQSMSSHYGQTDRQGQSSHYGQTDRADQSSHYGQTDRQDQSYYGQTDRQGQNSHYGQTDRQGQNSRYGQTDRQGQSSHYGQTDRAGQNYHYGQTDRQGMSSHYGQTNRECQGYCSGQTDREGHSNCYGQTDRQGLSSHHGQSETGKIGQNSYLQGREEISRDSYVEQPGSSGRLSQQTQGQEVARNQRQRFQSREGQQNSHQAWEPEEDNQHHQHKLIAQIKQEVPHGYKEGEWQSCSGEQGHRQTQARHEERQSHQAEGEQACQSWGRHGCEGQETPCKIQARKSHEEEQGHQRRDRQTHEDEQTRQRQERQTHEDEQTHQRQDRQTHEENQNYQQKWDRQTLEEEERYQGSQDQQPYGIQQGRANREKFHRNENSQRQNSQGGCSNLTLHPTQSSGRPSRGEQGGSHPNKVASAPNALYNYVQEQKRN; encoded by the exons ATGGCTCAACTGCTGAACAGCATTCTCACTGTGATTGAggtgttccagaaacatgctaaAGAGAATGGGAACTGTACCTCACTATGCAAGAAGGAGTTGAAGCAGCTGCTCTTGGTTGAGTTTGGAGACATCCTCCGG AGACCAAATGACCCAGAGACTATGGAAACCATCCTGAGCCTCTTGGATAAAGACAGAAATGGACATGTTGATTTTCATGAATATCTCTTGTTGGTGTTTCAATTGGCCCAAGCCTGCTATCATAAACTAAATAATAGGTCATGTGGAGATAGAATCTCTCAGCAagaaggggagcaggagggaaCACAAGACCATAAGTTCCCAGAAAATACAGGCAGACAACACAGGCAGAAGCATGAGGAAGAAAGGCAGGACTCCCATTGCACTCAGTCCGAGAGACAAAACCAGGATGTACACCAGGATCAGTCTGAGAGACAGGGTAGGGACTCCTGCTATGGTCAGACTGAGAGACAGGATATGGACTCCCATTGTGGTCAGTCTGAGAGACAGGATAGGGACTCCCACTACGGTCAGTCTGAGAGACAGGATACAGACTCCCACTATGGTCAAAGATGGAGTCATAAATCTAGCAGTAGCCAGCCTAAAAAACAAGGATATATCTTTGCCTTAAATCAATGTGAGAGACAAATTCACAATTCTT GTTATGGTCAGAGAGATAGGCAAGAATTGGACTCTCAATAtagccagacagacagacaagaccAGAGTTCCCACTCTAGCCAGACAGTCAGACAAGGCCAGAATTCCCACTATGGTCACACAGACAGACAAGGCCAGAGCTCCCGCTATGGCCAAACAGACAGACAAGGCAAGAATTCCCACTAtggtcagacagacagacaaggccAGAATTCCCGCTAtggtcagacagacagacaaggccAGAGTTCTCACTATGgccagacagacagagcaggccAGAGTTCCCACTATGACCAGTCAGACAGACAAGGACAGAGTTCCCACTAtggccagacagacagacaaggccAGAATTCCCACTATgaccagacagacagacaaggccAGAATTCCCGCCAtggtcagacagacagacaaagccaGAGTTCTCACTATGgccagacagacagagcaggccAGAGTTCTCACTAtggccagacagacagacaagaccAGAGTTATCATTAtggccagacagacagacaaggccAGAATTCCCACTATGgccagacagacagagcaggccAGAGTTCTCATTATGACCAGTCAGACAGACAAGGCCAGAGTTCCCGCTATGgccagacagacagagcaggccAGAGTTATCATTAtggccagacagacagacaaagcatgagctctCATTAtggccagacagacagacaaggccAGAGTTCCCActatggacagacagacagagcagacCAGAGTTCTCACTAtggccagacagacagacaagaccAGAGTTATTAtggccagacagacagacaaggccAGAATTCCCACTAtggtcagacagacagacaaggccAGAATTCCCGCTAtggtcagacagacagacaaggccAGAGTTCTCACTATGgccagacagacagagcaggccAGAATTATCATTAtggccagacagacagacaaggcaTGAGCTCTCATTATGGCCAGACAAATAGAGAATGCCAGGGCTATTGTTCTGGCCAGACAGACAGAGAAGGCCACAGTAATTGTTAtggtcagacagacagacaaggccTGAGTTCTCACCATGGTCAGTCAGAGACTGGGAAGATAGGGCAAAATAGTTACCTTcaagggagggaagaaataagCAGAGACTCGTATGTTGAGCAACCAGGAAGTTCAGGGAGACTAAGTCAACAGACTCAAGGACAAGAAGTGGCTCGAAATCAGAGACAGAGATTTCAGTCTAGGGAAGGGCAGCAGAACAGCCACCAGGCATGGGAGCCCGAGGAGGATAACCAACACCACCAACACAAACTCATAGCACAAATCAAGCAAGAAGTGCCACACGGTTATAAAGAAGGTGAATGGCAATCATGTAGTGGTGAGCAGGGCCACAGACAGACACAGGCCAGGCATGAAGAGAGGCAGAGCCACCAGGCAGAAGGAGAACAGGCCTGCCAAAGCTGGGGCAGACACGGTTGTGAGGGTCAGGAAACTCCATGCAAGATTCAGGCCAGGAAAAGCCATGAAGAGGAACAAGGCCATCAGAGACGGGACAGGCAAACCCACGAAGATGAGCAGACCCGTCAGAGACAAGAGAGGCAAACCCACGAAGATGAGCAGACCCATCAGAGACAAGACAGGCAAACACATGAAGAGAATCAAAACTATCAGCAAAAATGGGATAGGCAAACCcttgaggaggaagaaaggtaTCAAGGGTCCCAGGATCAACAACCTTATGGGATCCAGCAAGGCCGTGCTAATAGAGAAAAATTCCACAGGAATGAAAATAGCCAGAGGCAAAATTCCCAGGGAGGATGCAGTAACCTGACCCTCCATCCCACCCAGAGCAGTGGGAGGCCCTCAAGGGGAGAACAGGGTGGAAGTCACCCTAACAAGGTAGCTTCTGCTCCCAACGCCCTCTATAACTATGTACAAGAGCAGAAAAGGAATTAG